Proteins encoded together in one Pantoea sp. CCBC3-3-1 window:
- the gloB gene encoding hydroxyacylglutathione hydrolase: protein MNLTSIPAFQDNYIWTLNDDRGQCLIVDPGEAAPVLTALAENQWQPVAILLTHHHHDHVGGVKELVEKYPDIVVWGPAETQDKGATHIVSEGDKVAILGLEFSVFCTPGHTLGHISYFSYPYLFCGDTMFSGGCGRLFEGTAEQMFNSFQKLNQLPGDTLVCCAHEYTLSNMKFAHTLFPDDVNIARYYQEIKELRANNGVSLPVKLDLERQINVFLRTQDVDLMKVIGMETPPQQEWHVFATLREKKDRF from the coding sequence ATGAATCTTACCAGCATTCCGGCATTTCAGGATAACTACATCTGGACCCTAAATGACGATCGGGGACAGTGTCTGATTGTTGACCCGGGCGAAGCCGCACCGGTGCTGACCGCTCTGGCAGAAAATCAGTGGCAGCCGGTCGCTATTCTTCTGACTCATCACCATCATGATCATGTTGGCGGCGTAAAAGAACTGGTCGAAAAATACCCAGACATAGTGGTATGGGGCCCTGCTGAGACACAAGATAAAGGTGCCACGCACATTGTGAGCGAAGGCGATAAGGTCGCTATTTTGGGTCTCGAATTTAGTGTTTTTTGCACGCCCGGTCACACTTTAGGACATATCTCATACTTTAGTTACCCTTATCTTTTTTGTGGCGACACGATGTTTTCGGGCGGCTGCGGTAGATTGTTCGAAGGCACTGCGGAACAAATGTTTAATTCTTTTCAAAAACTTAATCAACTACCCGGCGATACGCTGGTCTGCTGTGCGCATGAATATACGTTATCCAACATGAAGTTTGCACATACCCTTTTCCCGGATGATGTTAACATTGCCCGGTATTACCAAGAAATTAAGGAGTTACGGGCAAATAATGGCGTTTCACTGCCCGTAAAACTGGATTTAGAGCGACAAATAAATGTTTTTCTCAGAACTCAAGACGTTGATTTAATGAAAGTAATTGGCATGGAAACACCTCCGCAACAAGAGTGGCACGTATTCGCAACTCTACGCGAGAAGAAAGACCGTTTTTAA
- a CDS encoding formate C-acetyltransferase/glycerol dehydratase family glycyl radical enzyme: MTVLHLNALNERIRTHKAALVHIVKPPVCTERARHYTQIYQQNMDKPVPVRRAMALSYHLANRTIWIKHDELIVGNQASEVRAAPIFPEYTVSWIEKEIDELADRPGAGFSVSEENKRVLHEICPWWRGQTVQDRCYGLFTDEQKALLATGIIKAEGNMTSGDAHLAVNFPLLLEKGLAGLRDTVAERRARIDLTRLDDLHGDQFLKAIEIVLLAVSDHIRRYAVLARNMAVKETRAARQVELLQIAENCELIADQPPKTFWQALQLCYFIQLLLQIESNGHSVSFGRMDQYLYPWYRRDAELEQKLDREQAIELLHSCWLKLLEVNKIRSGSHSKASAGSPLYQNVTIGGQNLLNGKAVDAVNPLSYLILESCGRLRSTQPNLSVRYHAGMSDDFLDACVQVIRCGFGMPAFNNDEVVIPAFIALGVEPEDAYQYAAIGCIETAVGGKWGYRCTGMSFINFARVMLAALEGGRDATSGQVFLPQSEALSAGNFHDVNQVMAAWDRQIRYYTRKSIEIEYVVDTVLEENAHDILCSALVDDCITRAKSIKQGGAKYDWVSGLQVGIANLGNSLAAVKKLIFEQGMIGQKALADALATNFAGLTGEQLRQRLINNAPKYGNDCDEVDNLLVRAYQTYIDELGQYVNPRFGRGPIGGRYYAGTSSISANVPFGAQTMATPDGRKAHTPLAEGASPASGTDHLGPTAVINSVGKLPTGSILGGVLLNQKLNPTTLDNIHDREKLMFLLRTFFEAHKGWHIQYNIVSRETLLEAKKHPDQHRDLVVRVAGYSAFFTALSPDAQDDIIARTEHTL, from the coding sequence ATGACCGTACTTCATCTCAATGCCCTGAACGAACGCATTCGCACCCATAAGGCTGCGCTGGTGCATATCGTTAAGCCACCCGTTTGTACCGAACGCGCCAGACACTACACGCAAATTTATCAGCAAAATATGGACAAACCGGTGCCGGTACGGCGCGCAATGGCGCTGTCATATCATCTGGCTAACAGAACGATTTGGATTAAGCATGATGAACTGATCGTCGGCAATCAGGCCAGTGAAGTCCGCGCAGCGCCGATCTTTCCCGAATACACTGTTTCATGGATTGAAAAAGAAATTGATGAGCTGGCGGATCGTCCCGGCGCGGGCTTCTCGGTCAGTGAAGAAAACAAACGCGTTCTTCATGAAATCTGCCCGTGGTGGCGTGGTCAGACGGTGCAGGACCGTTGCTACGGTCTGTTTACCGACGAGCAAAAGGCGCTGCTGGCAACCGGCATTATCAAAGCTGAGGGGAATATGACCTCAGGCGACGCGCATCTGGCCGTCAACTTCCCACTGCTGCTGGAAAAAGGGCTGGCAGGGCTGCGGGACACCGTGGCCGAACGGCGTGCCCGTATCGATCTAACCCGGCTGGATGATCTGCACGGCGATCAATTTCTGAAAGCGATTGAGATCGTTTTACTGGCCGTAAGCGATCATATTCGTCGCTATGCCGTACTGGCGCGCAACATGGCCGTAAAAGAAACCCGCGCCGCACGGCAGGTCGAGCTGCTGCAAATCGCCGAAAACTGCGAGCTGATTGCCGACCAGCCGCCGAAAACCTTCTGGCAGGCGCTGCAATTATGCTATTTCATCCAGCTGCTGTTGCAGATCGAATCCAACGGGCATTCGGTCTCTTTTGGCCGGATGGATCAGTATCTCTATCCCTGGTACCGCCGCGATGCGGAGCTGGAGCAAAAACTCGATCGCGAGCAGGCCATTGAACTGCTGCACAGCTGCTGGCTGAAGCTGCTGGAAGTGAATAAAATCCGCTCCGGCTCCCACTCTAAAGCCTCTGCGGGCAGCCCGCTGTACCAGAACGTGACCATCGGCGGGCAAAATCTGCTGAACGGAAAAGCTGTCGATGCCGTAAACCCTCTTTCTTATCTGATTCTGGAATCCTGTGGTCGCCTGCGTTCCACGCAGCCTAACCTTAGCGTGCGTTACCATGCCGGGATGAGCGATGACTTTTTGGATGCTTGCGTACAGGTCATTCGCTGTGGTTTTGGCATGCCTGCCTTTAATAATGACGAAGTGGTGATCCCGGCATTTATTGCGCTGGGCGTGGAGCCGGAAGACGCTTATCAGTATGCCGCGATTGGCTGTATCGAAACCGCGGTAGGCGGCAAGTGGGGCTATCGCTGCACCGGCATGAGCTTTATTAACTTTGCCAGAGTAATGCTGGCCGCGCTTGAGGGGGGCCGCGATGCCACCAGCGGTCAGGTTTTTCTTCCGCAGTCCGAAGCGCTCTCTGCCGGTAACTTCCACGACGTTAATCAGGTAATGGCGGCCTGGGATCGGCAGATTCGTTATTACACGCGCAAATCGATTGAGATCGAATATGTGGTGGATACGGTGCTGGAAGAAAATGCGCACGACATTCTCTGCTCGGCGCTGGTGGACGACTGCATTACGCGGGCAAAAAGCATTAAGCAGGGCGGTGCGAAATATGACTGGGTTTCCGGACTACAGGTTGGCATTGCCAATCTGGGAAACAGTCTGGCTGCGGTCAAGAAACTGATCTTTGAACAGGGGATGATTGGTCAGAAAGCACTGGCCGATGCTCTTGCGACAAATTTTGCCGGGCTGACTGGCGAACAGCTGCGCCAGCGTCTGATCAATAACGCGCCCAAATACGGTAACGATTGTGATGAGGTCGATAACCTGCTGGTACGAGCTTATCAAACCTATATTGATGAGCTTGGGCAGTATGTAAATCCGCGTTTTGGACGCGGCCCCATCGGCGGACGCTACTACGCCGGCACGTCTTCTATCTCAGCCAATGTGCCTTTTGGCGCGCAGACCATGGCGACGCCGGATGGCCGTAAAGCGCATACGCCACTGGCGGAAGGTGCCAGCCCCGCTTCCGGCACTGACCATCTGGGGCCAACGGCAGTGATTAACTCCGTTGGGAAATTACCGACCGGCTCAATTCTGGGTGGCGTGCTGCTGAATCAAAAACTGAATCCCACAACGCTTGATAATATCCACGATCGTGAAAAGCTGATGTTCCTGCTGCGCACCTTTTTTGAAGCGCATAAAGGCTGGCATATTCAGTACAACATCGTCTCGCGAGAAACATTACTGGAAGCAAAGAAACACCCGGACCAGCACCGTGATTTAGTGGTGCGGGTAGCAGGCTACTCGGCTTTCTTCACGGCGCTTTCCCCCGATGCGCAGGACGATATTATCGCCAGGACGGAGCATACGTTATAG
- the rnhA gene encoding ribonuclease HI, producing the protein MPKQVEIFTDGSCLGNPGPGGYGAILRYGQHEKTFSAGYYLTTNNRMELMAAIVALEALTQQCEVVLSTDSQYVRQGITSWIHNWKKRGWKTADKKPVKNVDLWKRLDTALSHHQIKWEWVKGHAGHVENERCDELARAAAGSPAFEDVGYQSES; encoded by the coding sequence ATGCCTAAGCAGGTAGAAATTTTCACCGACGGTTCTTGTCTCGGCAACCCTGGCCCGGGGGGCTACGGTGCCATTTTACGCTATGGCCAGCACGAAAAAACTTTTAGCGCCGGCTACTATTTAACGACCAACAATCGTATGGAACTGATGGCGGCGATTGTTGCGCTGGAAGCCTTAACTCAGCAGTGTGAAGTGGTGCTGAGTACCGACAGTCAGTATGTCCGCCAGGGCATTACCAGCTGGATCCATAACTGGAAGAAGCGCGGCTGGAAAACGGCCGATAAAAAGCCGGTAAAAAATGTCGATTTATGGAAACGACTGGATACGGCCCTGAGCCATCATCAGATCAAATGGGAATGGGTCAAAGGCCACGCCGGACACGTTGAAAACGAACGCTGTGATGAGCTGGCGCGTGCGGCCGCTGGCAGTCCCGCTTTTGAAGATGTGGGCTATCAGTCAGAATCCTGA
- the fsa gene encoding fructose-6-phosphate aldolase — MELYLDTADVAAVKRLARLFPLHGVTTNPSILAGGKMPPEEILPALREALGDEGKLFAQVMASRAEDMVEDAIKLRKIIPDLTVKIPATGEGLAAMKLLRKERIPTLGTAIYGATQGLLSALAGAEYVAPYVNRVDAQGGDGIQTVKDLQQLLTLHAPDAKVLAASFKTPRQVLGCLLAGCQSVTLPVDVAEQLITTPAVTAAVEKFEQDWLKAFGRMGI, encoded by the coding sequence ATGGAACTCTACCTGGATACCGCTGACGTTGCGGCGGTTAAACGCCTCGCCCGACTTTTTCCGCTCCATGGCGTGACCACCAATCCGAGCATTCTTGCCGGTGGTAAAATGCCGCCAGAAGAGATATTGCCGGCACTGCGGGAAGCGCTGGGCGACGAGGGAAAACTGTTTGCTCAGGTTATGGCTTCCCGCGCGGAAGACATGGTGGAAGACGCGATAAAGCTGCGAAAGATTATTCCCGATTTGACCGTCAAAATACCCGCCACCGGCGAAGGTTTGGCGGCCATGAAGCTATTGAGAAAGGAACGTATTCCAACACTGGGGACGGCCATTTATGGTGCCACGCAGGGGCTGCTTTCAGCACTGGCTGGCGCAGAGTATGTTGCGCCCTACGTTAACCGCGTGGATGCTCAGGGAGGAGACGGGATCCAGACCGTGAAGGATTTGCAGCAGCTTCTTACCCTTCATGCGCCTGACGCAAAGGTGCTGGCTGCCAGCTTTAAAACGCCTCGTCAGGTACTCGGTTGCTTACTGGCGGGTTGTCAGTCCGTCACGCTGCCCGTTGATGTAGCAGAACAGCTCATCACTACCCCGGCCGTAACGGCGGCGGTCGAAAAATTTGAGCAGGACTGGTTAAAGGCTTTTGGCAGGATGGGAATTTAA
- the dnaQ gene encoding DNA polymerase III subunit epsilon, with protein MNMIGVHYEGHRIIEIGAVEVVNRRLTGNNYHVYLKPDRLVDPEAFGVHGIADEFLADKPTFADVADDFLAYIDGAELVIHNASFDIGFMDYEFGMLGRNIPKTETFCKITDSLAMARKLFPGKRNSLDALCSRYEIDNSKRTLHGALLDSEILAEVFLTMTGGQTSLKFSMEGDRQEQSNDDAIYRITRPASGLRIVTATADEVSKHEERLDLVMKKGGSCLWRA; from the coding sequence ATGAACATGATCGGGGTACATTACGAAGGGCACCGCATTATTGAAATTGGTGCTGTGGAGGTGGTGAACCGCCGTCTGACCGGTAACAATTACCATGTTTATCTGAAGCCCGATCGGCTGGTGGATCCCGAGGCGTTCGGCGTACACGGTATTGCCGATGAATTCCTGGCGGACAAGCCAACTTTTGCCGATGTGGCGGATGACTTCCTGGCCTACATTGATGGCGCGGAGCTGGTGATCCATAACGCTTCGTTTGATATCGGCTTTATGGATTATGAATTTGGCATGCTGGGCCGTAATATTCCGAAGACCGAAACCTTCTGCAAGATTACCGACAGCCTGGCGATGGCGCGTAAGCTGTTTCCCGGCAAGCGCAACAGCCTGGATGCGCTCTGTTCACGTTACGAAATAGATAACAGCAAGCGAACGCTGCACGGCGCACTGCTGGACTCCGAAATTCTGGCGGAAGTTTTCCTGACCATGACCGGCGGCCAGACATCGCTGAAATTTTCAATGGAAGGCGATCGGCAGGAGCAGAGCAATGATGACGCTATATATCGTATAACCCGTCCGGCATCGGGCCTGCGTATTGTTACTGCCACGGCAGATGAAGTCAGCAAACATGAAGAGCGGCTCGACCTGGTGATGAAGAAGGGCGGCAGTTGTTTATGGCGGGCATAA
- a CDS encoding class I SAM-dependent methyltransferase: MKPAKTRHIRQVPHSWSQIPWGEFYREALIKHLQPCLARMYGFHLLKLGQLSAEIDTESCAISHQVNVGLNGDNLQVIAEPGSLPFESKSVDACLLAHCLAWSSDPHRILREVDRVLIDDGWIIISGFNPFSVLGVGKLIPGLHRKVPWNSRMFTQMRLMDWLNLLNYEVIQRTRFQVLPWNRQGGKMISTHFPALGCLSIIVARKRTFPLIMNPAKKAAAKRRLSPAVGATSQYRTRQRHQDSD, from the coding sequence ATGAAGCCCGCTAAAACACGCCATATTCGTCAGGTGCCGCACTCATGGTCCCAGATCCCCTGGGGAGAATTTTACCGTGAGGCGCTCATCAAGCATCTCCAGCCCTGCCTCGCCAGGATGTACGGTTTTCATTTACTGAAGCTGGGGCAGCTAAGCGCAGAGATCGATACCGAGAGCTGTGCGATATCGCATCAGGTGAACGTAGGGCTGAACGGCGACAACCTGCAGGTGATTGCCGAGCCGGGTAGCCTGCCGTTTGAATCCAAGTCTGTCGATGCCTGTCTGCTGGCGCATTGTCTGGCATGGAGTAGCGATCCGCATCGTATCCTCCGTGAGGTCGATCGCGTCTTAATTGACGATGGCTGGATCATTATCAGCGGCTTTAATCCTTTCAGTGTCTTAGGCGTTGGCAAGCTGATCCCGGGCCTCCATCGCAAGGTACCGTGGAACAGCCGGATGTTTACCCAAATGAGGCTGATGGACTGGCTTAATCTGCTGAATTACGAAGTGATACAGCGGACGCGCTTTCAGGTGCTGCCATGGAATCGGCAGGGTGGGAAGATGATCAGCACCCATTTTCCGGCGTTAGGCTGCTTGAGCATTATCGTGGCGCGTAAAAGAACCTTCCCGTTGATTATGAATCCGGCTAAAAAAGCCGCGGCGAAGAGAAGGCTCAGTCCGGCAGTCGGCGCGACCAGCCAGTACCGTACGCGCCAGCGTCATCAGGATTCTGACTGA